A stretch of the Photobacterium toruni genome encodes the following:
- the topA gene encoding type I DNA topoisomerase yields MGKSLVIVESPAKAKTINKYLGKDFIVKSSVGHVRDLPTGARSGGKKAVATSTKGLSVEEKAAIKQKKDRKALISKMGVDPYDDWNAHYEILPGKEKVVSELQKLAEDADYIYLATDLDREGEAIAWHLREIIGGDESRYKRVVFNEITKNAIQQAFEQPGELNIDGVNAQQTRRFLDRVVGFMVSPLLWKKVARGLSAGRVQSVAVKLIVEREHEINAFDPEEFWDIHADTLTVGKDALRLMVAQQAGKAFRPENKVDTMAAHALLEKAAYEVIEREDRPTSSKPSAPYITSTLQQAASTRLGYGVKRTMGLAQRLYEAGYITYMRTDSTNLSKEAVEAARELIGNEYGNEYLPENANVYGSKKNAQEAHEAIRPSHVEVKAENLEGMDQDAVKLYDLIWRQFVSCQMMPAKYDSSTINVKAGDFLLKAKGRTLRFAGWTLVQRPSGKNEDTTLPEVNVGDVLKLEQLEPKQHFTKPPARFTEAALVKELEKRGIGRPSTYASIISTIQDRGYVRVDQRRFYAEKMGEIVSDRLDNSFPDLMDFDFTARMEGNLDKIAEGEKNWKKVLDEFFSDFTTELQKAELDESEGGMQPNNIVLTDIQCPTCSRPMGIRTASTGVFLGCSGYALPPKERCKTTINLGSEEGIVNVLEEDVETAALRAKKRCPICNTAMDAYLIDQDRKLHVCGNNPSCDGYIVEKGEFKLKGYEGPLIECDKCGSDMELKNGRFGKYMGCTNENCKNTRKILKNGEVAPPKEDPVHLPEIPCTQDTNAYFVLRDGASGLFMAASTFPKSRETRAPLVEELVRFKERLSPKFLYLTDAPVADPDGLPTVIRFSRKTKENYVRSEVDGKPTGWTGLFVDGKWEITDKRKKPKKEKSAEEE; encoded by the coding sequence ATGGGTAAATCTCTCGTTATCGTGGAGTCCCCTGCCAAGGCGAAAACAATCAATAAGTACTTGGGTAAGGATTTCATTGTAAAATCAAGCGTTGGTCACGTACGTGATTTGCCAACGGGCGCCCGCAGTGGCGGTAAAAAAGCTGTAGCAACATCGACTAAAGGGTTGAGTGTTGAGGAAAAAGCAGCGATTAAACAGAAGAAAGATCGTAAAGCGTTAATCAGCAAGATGGGTGTTGATCCCTATGATGATTGGAATGCGCATTATGAAATACTTCCAGGTAAAGAAAAAGTCGTTAGTGAACTTCAAAAATTAGCGGAAGATGCTGATTATATTTATCTCGCAACGGATTTAGACCGCGAAGGAGAAGCCATTGCGTGGCACCTTCGTGAGATCATTGGTGGCGATGAATCACGCTATAAACGAGTGGTATTTAACGAAATCACCAAAAATGCAATTCAACAAGCATTTGAACAACCTGGTGAGTTGAATATTGATGGTGTGAATGCACAACAAACGCGTCGATTCCTCGATCGTGTTGTGGGCTTCATGGTATCGCCACTATTGTGGAAAAAGGTTGCCCGTGGCCTATCAGCTGGTCGTGTACAGTCTGTTGCGGTAAAACTGATTGTTGAACGCGAACATGAAATCAATGCATTTGATCCTGAAGAATTTTGGGATATTCATGCTGATACTCTAACCGTCGGTAAAGATGCGTTACGGTTAATGGTCGCACAGCAAGCGGGTAAAGCATTCCGCCCAGAGAATAAAGTCGATACGATGGCAGCTCATGCGCTTCTTGAAAAAGCTGCGTATGAAGTTATTGAGCGTGAAGATCGCCCAACGAGTAGTAAGCCTTCTGCGCCTTATATCACATCGACACTTCAACAAGCAGCAAGTACACGTCTAGGCTATGGCGTTAAGCGCACTATGGGCCTAGCACAGCGCTTATATGAAGCAGGTTATATTACTTACATGCGTACTGACTCAACCAACCTTTCTAAAGAGGCCGTTGAAGCAGCACGTGAGCTGATTGGTAATGAGTATGGTAATGAGTATTTACCTGAAAATGCCAATGTTTATGGCAGTAAGAAAAATGCTCAAGAAGCGCACGAAGCGATTCGTCCTTCACACGTAGAAGTAAAAGCAGAAAATTTAGAAGGTATGGATCAAGACGCAGTTAAGTTGTATGACTTAATTTGGCGTCAATTTGTGTCTTGTCAAATGATGCCAGCAAAATATGATTCAAGTACGATTAACGTTAAAGCAGGTGATTTTTTGCTGAAAGCGAAAGGTCGTACATTACGTTTTGCAGGTTGGACATTAGTACAGCGCCCATCAGGTAAAAATGAAGATACAACATTACCTGAAGTTAACGTAGGTGATGTACTGAAGTTAGAGCAACTTGAGCCTAAGCAACACTTTACTAAGCCACCGGCACGCTTTACAGAAGCTGCATTGGTTAAAGAACTTGAAAAACGTGGTATTGGTCGTCCATCAACGTATGCGTCAATTATCTCAACTATTCAAGATCGTGGTTATGTGCGTGTTGATCAACGTCGTTTCTATGCTGAAAAGATGGGTGAGATTGTCTCTGACCGTCTTGACAACAGTTTCCCTGATTTGATGGATTTTGATTTTACTGCCCGCATGGAAGGTAATCTCGATAAAATCGCTGAAGGTGAGAAAAACTGGAAGAAAGTACTTGATGAGTTCTTTTCTGATTTTACGACCGAGCTTCAAAAAGCGGAGTTGGATGAATCAGAAGGTGGTATGCAGCCTAATAACATCGTGCTGACGGATATTCAATGTCCGACATGTTCACGACCTATGGGTATTCGAACTGCATCAACTGGGGTATTCCTTGGTTGTTCTGGTTATGCACTGCCACCTAAAGAGCGTTGTAAAACAACGATCAACTTAGGCAGTGAAGAAGGCATCGTTAATGTGCTTGAGGAAGACGTTGAAACGGCAGCATTACGCGCCAAAAAACGTTGTCCTATTTGTAACACGGCAATGGATGCTTACCTGATTGATCAAGATCGTAAACTTCACGTTTGTGGTAATAACCCAAGCTGTGATGGTTACATTGTTGAAAAAGGTGAGTTCAAGCTTAAAGGCTATGAAGGCCCGCTGATTGAATGCGACAAGTGTGGTTCTGATATGGAACTGAAGAACGGTCGTTTTGGTAAGTACATGGGGTGTACTAATGAAAATTGTAAGAACACCCGTAAGATTCTAAAAAATGGCGAAGTTGCGCCACCAAAAGAAGATCCTGTACATTTACCTGAAATTCCATGTACACAAGACACCAATGCGTACTTTGTTTTACGTGATGGTGCATCTGGTTTGTTCATGGCTGCGAGCACTTTCCCTAAATCACGTGAAACACGTGCACCGTTAGTGGAAGAGCTTGTTCGCTTTAAAGAGCGTTTATCGCCTAAGTTCTTATACTTAACCGATGCGCCAGTGGCTGATCCTGACGGTTTACCAACAGTGATTCGTTTCTCACGTAAAACTAAAGAGAATTACGTGCGCTCAGAAGTAGACGGTAAGCCAACAGGCTGGACGGGTCTATTTGTGGACGGTAAGTGGGAAATTACTGATAAGCGTAAGAAGCCTAAAAAAGAAAAATCAGCAGAAGAAGAGTAA
- a CDS encoding YciN family protein: MANKAEISINELLMIANQIIQDHQDYVEGMRATSVTEKDGVLIFKGEYFLDDEGLPTAKTTAVFNMFKFLAHKLSPEFTLSTLLV; this comes from the coding sequence ATGGCTAATAAAGCTGAAATTTCAATCAATGAACTATTAATGATCGCTAATCAAATCATTCAAGATCACCAAGATTACGTTGAAGGCATGCGTGCAACATCTGTAACAGAAAAAGATGGTGTATTGATCTTCAAAGGTGAATATTTCCTTGATGACGAAGGTCTACCAACGGCTAAAACGACCGCTGTATTTAATATGTTTAAGTTTTTAGCTCATAAATTATCGCCAGAATTTACCCTAAGCACACTGCTTGTTTAA
- the sohB gene encoding protease SohB translates to MEFLFEYGLFFAKIATVVIAIVGVLVLTKALNGRHGSQKGELEVTDLTEQYKETVEHLESHLFDKALLKARDKAEKKSDKEQDKARQNEVKQAVKNGNLTTIRDPRLFVIDFHGSIDAREVSSLRQEISAILAIAIEGDEVLLRLETGGGMVHAYGLASSQLDRLKAAGITLTIAVDKVAASGGYMMACVADKIVSAPFAIVGSIGVIAQLPNFSKVLKKNDIEFEQITAGEFKRTLTMFGENSDKAREKFKEEIEETHGLFKQFIAVHRPELDLNKVATGEHWFGQQALELGLVDQISTSDDLITEACKAREVLQVKYVRRKKLIEKLSGASSEAADTLLMKWVARGQRPFM, encoded by the coding sequence TTGGAATTTTTGTTTGAGTATGGTTTGTTTTTTGCCAAAATAGCGACAGTTGTTATTGCTATTGTCGGTGTGTTGGTATTAACAAAAGCGTTAAATGGGCGTCACGGTTCTCAAAAAGGTGAACTAGAAGTTACCGATTTGACTGAGCAATATAAAGAGACTGTTGAGCACTTAGAATCACATTTATTTGATAAAGCATTATTAAAAGCACGTGATAAGGCAGAAAAAAAATCAGATAAAGAACAAGATAAAGCACGTCAAAACGAAGTAAAACAAGCGGTGAAAAATGGAAATTTAACCACGATTCGCGATCCTCGTTTATTCGTGATTGATTTTCATGGCAGTATTGATGCACGAGAAGTGTCGTCATTACGCCAAGAAATTAGTGCAATTTTAGCGATTGCAATTGAAGGTGATGAAGTATTGCTACGTTTAGAAACGGGTGGCGGTATGGTACATGCTTATGGTTTGGCATCATCACAGCTTGATCGCCTAAAAGCGGCAGGGATCACACTAACAATTGCTGTTGATAAAGTAGCGGCTAGTGGTGGTTATATGATGGCATGTGTAGCAGATAAAATTGTATCAGCACCGTTTGCAATCGTCGGTTCAATTGGTGTTATTGCACAGTTGCCAAACTTCAGTAAGGTATTGAAGAAAAATGATATTGAGTTTGAACAAATTACAGCAGGTGAGTTTAAGCGTACCTTGACTATGTTTGGTGAAAATTCAGATAAAGCGCGTGAGAAATTCAAAGAAGAAATAGAAGAAACGCATGGTTTATTTAAGCAATTTATTGCGGTTCATCGCCCAGAGCTTGATCTTAATAAAGTTGCAACAGGTGAGCATTGGTTTGGTCAACAAGCACTTGAATTAGGCTTGGTTGATCAAATTAGTACCAGTGATGATTTAATCACAGAAGCATGTAAAGCGCGTGAAGTGTTACAAGTTAAATATGTGCGTCGTAAAAAGTTAATTGAGAAGTTATCAGGTGCTTCAAGTGAAGCTGCTGATACATTATTAATGAAGTGGGTTGCGCGTGGTCAGCGTCCCTTTATGTAA
- a CDS encoding YciK family oxidoreductase → MHYQIAADNLKDRVILVTGAGDGIGKEAAIHYAAHGATVILLGRTIAKLEAVYDQIEKNNGKQAAIIPLDLIGATKQHYLDMANTIQQQFGRLDGVLHNAGLLGALSPIDHIEESVFDDVMQVNVKAQLLLTQAILPLIKQSPDGRIIFTSSTVGHSGRAFWGTYAISKFATEGMMQVLADELSNTTVNVNAINPGGTRTGMRAQAFPAEDALLLKTPQEIMPLYLYLMGPESRHVSGQCIDAQPKRKPGISNEQ, encoded by the coding sequence GTGCATTATCAAATTGCTGCAGACAATTTAAAAGATCGCGTAATATTAGTTACTGGGGCGGGTGATGGTATAGGTAAAGAGGCTGCAATTCACTATGCCGCACATGGTGCTACGGTTATTTTATTAGGTAGAACAATCGCTAAACTTGAAGCTGTTTATGATCAAATAGAAAAAAATAATGGTAAGCAAGCTGCAATTATTCCACTCGATCTAATCGGGGCAACCAAACAACACTATCTTGATATGGCAAATACCATTCAACAACAATTTGGACGTTTAGATGGTGTATTACATAATGCAGGTCTGTTAGGCGCATTAAGTCCTATTGATCATATCGAAGAATCTGTTTTTGATGATGTGATGCAAGTTAACGTTAAAGCGCAACTATTATTAACTCAAGCTATTTTGCCGTTAATCAAACAGTCACCTGATGGTCGTATCATCTTTACCTCATCAACAGTGGGTCACAGTGGTCGTGCTTTTTGGGGGACGTATGCAATTTCTAAATTTGCAACTGAAGGCATGATGCAAGTACTTGCTGATGAGCTTAGTAATACAACTGTTAATGTCAATGCGATTAATCCTGGCGGTACTCGTACAGGTATGCGAGCCCAAGCTTTTCCTGCTGAAGATGCGCTTTTATTAAAAACACCCCAAGAGATTATGCCGCTTTATTTATATTTGATGGGACCTGAAAGTCGCCATGTCTCTGGACAATGTATTGATGCTCAGCCCAAGCGTAAACCCGGTATTAGCAACGAACAATAA
- the rluB gene encoding 23S rRNA pseudouridine(2605) synthase RluB: MSEKLQKVLARAGQGSRREIELMIQNGRVSVDGVVATLGDRLDDLSVNVRIDGHNITLISSDEEICRILAYNKPEGELCTRHDPEGRRTVFDRLPRLTTGRWVSVGRLDANTSGLLLFTTDGELANRLMHPSRTVEREYMVRVFGEVNEQMIKNVVKGVELEDGIARFEDVVYSGGEGMNHTFYVMITEGRNREVRRLWDSQGVTVSRLKRVRYGDVYLTKDMPRGGWSELELKEVNELRTAVELPPETETVLTVEGQKRKKGIRQIRRAVRRHEERVETTGGRRGRNNDRRAPSSSSRNAEVDSQQQEQRGGRGRTKPAPTGRDNEKPRSDRAKGKPVHIAGKPKDDAKKPYNASDKPQNTSGKRKPSGNAANRRNPLAANKPQKPRTRQ; this comes from the coding sequence ATGAGCGAAAAATTACAAAAAGTATTAGCACGAGCAGGTCAAGGTTCACGTCGTGAAATTGAATTAATGATCCAAAATGGTCGTGTTAGTGTTGATGGTGTTGTTGCGACACTTGGCGATCGTCTTGATGATCTTAGCGTTAATGTTCGTATTGACGGTCATAACATTACATTAATTTCGTCTGACGAAGAAATCTGCCGTATTTTGGCATATAACAAGCCGGAAGGTGAGCTATGTACTCGTCATGATCCTGAAGGTCGTCGTACCGTTTTTGATCGTCTACCTCGTCTAACAACAGGCCGTTGGGTTTCTGTTGGTCGTCTAGATGCGAATACATCTGGTCTGTTACTTTTCACTACTGATGGTGAATTAGCTAACCGTTTAATGCACCCAAGTCGTACTGTTGAACGTGAATACATGGTACGTGTATTTGGTGAAGTAAACGAACAAATGATCAAAAATGTCGTTAAAGGCGTTGAGCTAGAAGATGGCATCGCACGCTTTGAAGATGTGGTTTATTCTGGCGGTGAAGGCATGAACCATACTTTCTACGTTATGATCACTGAAGGTCGTAACCGTGAAGTTCGTCGTTTATGGGACTCTCAGGGTGTGACTGTTAGCCGTCTGAAACGTGTTCGTTATGGTGATGTTTACTTAACTAAAGATATGCCTCGTGGTGGTTGGAGCGAGCTTGAATTAAAAGAAGTAAATGAACTGCGTACCGCGGTAGAACTTCCGCCTGAGACTGAAACTGTATTAACAGTTGAAGGTCAAAAGCGTAAAAAAGGTATCCGTCAAATTCGTCGTGCTGTTCGTCGTCATGAAGAGCGTGTAGAAACAACGGGTGGTCGTCGTGGTCGCAATAATGATCGCCGTGCGCCGTCAAGTTCAAGCCGCAATGCTGAAGTTGATTCGCAGCAACAAGAGCAACGTGGTGGACGCGGTCGTACTAAACCAGCACCGACGGGTCGTGATAACGAAAAACCACGTTCAGATCGCGCTAAAGGTAAACCAGTACATATAGCGGGCAAGCCAAAAGATGATGCGAAGAAGCCTTATAATGCATCAGATAAGCCGCAAAATACATCAGGCAAGCGTAAGCCTTCAGGCAATGCGGCAAATCGTCGTAATCCATTAGCAGCGAATAAGCCACAAAAACCACGTACACGTCAGTAG
- a CDS encoding L-threonylcarbamoyladenylate synthase has product MSQFFYVHPETPQTRLINQAVDIIKNGGVVVYPTDSGYALGCQMENKQALERICQIRRLNDKHNFTLLCRDLSELSLYTRVDNIAFRLLRNNTPGAYTFIFKGTKEVPRRLMNAKRKTIGIRVPDNNIALALLEALGEPMMSTSLILPGKETTEADPDEIRDQLEYAVDLIIHGGYLSEQPTTVIDFSDGNIEIVRVGAGDITPFE; this is encoded by the coding sequence ATGAGTCAGTTTTTTTATGTACATCCAGAAACACCTCAAACGCGTTTAATTAATCAAGCCGTTGATATTATTAAAAATGGTGGGGTTGTGGTTTATCCTACCGACTCAGGTTATGCTCTGGGTTGTCAAATGGAAAACAAACAAGCGCTAGAGCGTATTTGTCAAATACGACGTTTAAATGATAAGCATAATTTCACATTATTATGCCGTGATTTATCTGAGCTATCGCTTTATACCCGTGTTGATAATATTGCGTTTCGTTTATTGCGAAATAATACTCCAGGTGCTTATACCTTTATCTTTAAAGGTACAAAAGAAGTGCCACGTCGATTGATGAATGCTAAGCGTAAAACGATTGGTATTCGTGTGCCTGATAATAATATTGCTTTGGCATTACTTGAAGCATTAGGCGAACCGATGATGTCGACCAGTTTAATTTTGCCAGGTAAAGAGACCACAGAAGCGGATCCTGATGAGATTCGTGACCAATTAGAGTATGCGGTCGATCTTATTATTCATGGTGGTTATCTTAGTGAGCAACCGACTACTGTTATTGATTTTAGTGACGGTAACATTGAGATTGTCCGCGTTGGTGCTGGTGATATTACGCCGTTTGAATAA
- the rnm gene encoding RNase RNM: MLFDLHCHTTASDGRLSPQDLVRRAVDMRVDVLAITDHDTIDGLAQAHAIIEQEQLPITLINGIEISTVWQNFDIHIVGLNIDPNHPELISFINAQAEHRLERAKEIGARLEKNKMPGAFEGAMALAGDASITRAHFARWLVEQGYAKTMQAVFKKFLTRGNPGYVPPSWCSIADAVTVIHAAGGQAVIAHPGRYQMTAKWIKRLIQHFIEANGDGIEVAQPQQAPQERRTFGDYAIQYNLLASQGSDFHYPSPWTELGRNLWLPKDVVPLWQHWTVEKKRVEVEITPELSISKEEK; the protein is encoded by the coding sequence ATGTTGTTTGATTTACATTGTCATACTACAGCGTCAGACGGCCGCTTATCGCCGCAAGATCTTGTTCGACGCGCCGTGGATATGCGGGTTGATGTGTTGGCAATTACCGATCACGATACGATTGATGGCCTTGCACAAGCGCATGCCATTATTGAGCAAGAACAATTACCGATTACATTAATTAATGGTATTGAGATATCAACGGTATGGCAAAACTTTGATATTCATATTGTTGGGCTTAATATAGATCCCAATCATCCTGAGTTAATTTCATTTATAAACGCCCAAGCCGAACATCGACTTGAACGTGCAAAAGAGATTGGCGCACGATTAGAAAAAAACAAAATGCCCGGTGCTTTTGAGGGTGCGATGGCATTAGCGGGTGACGCTTCGATTACGCGTGCGCATTTTGCTCGCTGGTTGGTTGAACAAGGTTACGCTAAAACGATGCAAGCGGTGTTTAAGAAATTCTTAACCCGCGGCAATCCCGGCTATGTTCCGCCAAGTTGGTGTTCCATTGCTGATGCGGTTACTGTTATTCACGCCGCTGGTGGCCAAGCCGTTATTGCTCATCCCGGTCGTTACCAAATGACAGCAAAATGGATAAAGCGTTTAATTCAGCACTTTATTGAAGCTAATGGCGACGGCATTGAAGTTGCTCAACCTCAACAAGCACCGCAAGAACGACGTACTTTTGGGGATTACGCCATCCAATATAATTTACTCGCTTCACAAGGATCTGATTTTCATTATCCATCCCCATGGACCGAATTAGGCCGCAATTTGTGGTTACCTAAAGATGTGGTGCCGTTATGGCAGCATTGGACGGTAGAGAAAAAGCGAGTTGAGGTAGAAATAACCCCGGAGTTATCTATCTCAAAGGAGGAAAAATGA
- a CDS encoding anthranilate synthase component 1 encodes MADPTDAYFTLCGDSPCHLLLESAEVDSKQDLKSLLLIDAAVRIVCRGKEVVLEALSHNGQRILSILNNHLKSDIKATHCADTLHLYFPTHVEALDEDTRLRQTSSFDALRLIQQVFDTENHPRDALFIGGLFAYDLVADFEPLAEVDADNNCPDYIFYIAETLLIIDHQHQQAHLQATLFDHDTPSICDDLQQRLITLKAHCLAPQTLPVAPAITACVPVPTITDHDFNQTVAALKQFVIRGDVFQVVPSRQFKLPCPSPLNAYKALKIGNPSPYMFYLHDTDFTLFGASPESALKYCTQSNQVEIYPIAGTRQRGKNKDGSINLDLDTRIELELRCDTKENAEHMMLVDLARNDVARISQAGSRHVADLLHVDRYSHVMHLVSRVVGQLRHDLDALHAYQACMNMGTLTGAPKIRAMQLIREVEQRRRGSYGGAVGYITGHGDMDTCIVIRSAYVENDIASVQAGAGVVYDSIPQAETDETKSKAQAVINAIRHAHQG; translated from the coding sequence ATGGCAGACCCTACTGATGCTTATTTTACACTCTGTGGTGATAGCCCTTGTCATCTATTACTAGAATCAGCCGAAGTCGATTCTAAACAAGATCTTAAAAGCTTATTATTAATAGATGCCGCCGTACGTATTGTCTGTCGTGGTAAAGAGGTTGTGTTAGAGGCTTTGTCTCATAATGGCCAACGTATTCTGTCTATTCTAAATAACCATCTCAAATCTGATATTAAAGCCACCCACTGCGCTGATACTTTACACTTATATTTTCCAACCCATGTTGAAGCGCTAGATGAAGACACTCGCCTACGTCAAACCTCATCTTTTGACGCATTACGACTGATTCAACAGGTCTTTGATACTGAAAATCATCCGCGCGATGCATTATTTATTGGTGGCTTATTTGCTTATGATTTAGTGGCTGACTTTGAACCCCTTGCCGAGGTTGATGCGGATAATAACTGTCCTGATTATATTTTCTATATTGCTGAGACATTATTGATTATCGATCACCAACATCAACAAGCCCATTTACAAGCGACCCTGTTTGACCATGATACTCCGTCAATTTGTGATGATCTTCAGCAGCGCTTAATCACTCTTAAAGCACATTGTCTTGCACCTCAAACCTTACCTGTTGCACCAGCTATCACCGCTTGCGTTCCTGTTCCAACGATAACGGATCATGACTTCAACCAAACCGTGGCGGCTTTAAAACAATTTGTTATTCGAGGCGATGTATTTCAAGTCGTACCCTCTCGACAATTTAAGCTACCGTGTCCCTCACCATTGAACGCATATAAGGCATTAAAAATTGGTAACCCGAGCCCGTATATGTTTTATCTGCATGATACTGACTTTACCTTATTTGGTGCCTCGCCAGAGAGCGCATTGAAATATTGCACCCAGTCTAACCAAGTTGAAATTTATCCAATTGCAGGTACACGTCAACGCGGCAAAAACAAAGATGGTTCCATTAATCTCGACCTTGATACGCGTATCGAACTAGAACTTCGCTGTGACACCAAAGAAAATGCTGAACACATGATGCTGGTTGATTTAGCCCGTAATGATGTTGCCCGTATTAGCCAAGCAGGAAGCCGCCACGTAGCTGATTTATTACATGTTGATCGTTATAGCCATGTGATGCATTTAGTGTCGCGAGTCGTGGGTCAATTGCGCCATGATCTTGATGCCCTACACGCTTATCAAGCTTGTATGAACATGGGAACGTTAACCGGCGCACCTAAAATTAGAGCCATGCAACTTATTCGTGAGGTTGAACAACGTCGCCGTGGTAGCTATGGCGGCGCTGTCGGTTATATAACTGGCCATGGAGATATGGATACCTGCATTGTGATCCGTTCCGCTTATGTCGAAAATGACATCGCAAGTGTTCAAGCGGGAGCTGGCGTGGTTTATGACTCCATACCACAAGCTGAAACGGATGAAACCAAATCAAAAGCACAAGCGGTAATCAATGCTATTCGTCACGCCCATCAAGGTTAA
- a CDS encoding aminodeoxychorismate/anthranilate synthase component II, producing the protein MTFTKNHHNAHIVLLDNFDSFTYNLVDQFRSLGFPVTIYRNHLSAQYIEHALLEHDNPILVLSPGPGAPADAGSMPELIQRVKGKVPILGICLGHQAIVEAYGGTVAGAGDIVHGKAAMMTHNQHPIFGQLSSPLAVARYHSLIATHVPTNLEIIADVNGLVMAVVNEHDKVCGFQFHPESILTIQGAELLTHTLAWVMKAPTTDLNTH; encoded by the coding sequence ATGACATTCACAAAAAATCACCATAATGCCCATATTGTGCTGTTAGATAATTTTGATTCATTTACATACAACCTTGTTGATCAATTTCGAAGCTTGGGCTTTCCCGTCACAATTTATCGTAATCATTTATCAGCGCAATATATTGAACACGCCTTACTTGAACACGATAACCCGATCTTAGTTTTATCACCGGGCCCAGGCGCACCAGCGGACGCGGGATCCATGCCAGAACTTATTCAACGAGTTAAAGGAAAAGTCCCAATATTAGGTATTTGTCTGGGTCATCAAGCGATTGTTGAAGCTTATGGTGGTACTGTCGCTGGTGCTGGCGATATAGTCCATGGTAAAGCCGCGATGATGACCCATAACCAACACCCTATTTTTGGTCAGCTCTCCAGCCCACTCGCCGTCGCCCGTTATCACTCTTTGATTGCAACCCATGTTCCTACCAACCTTGAAATAATTGCTGATGTAAATGGCTTAGTCATGGCAGTAGTTAATGAACACGATAAAGTCTGCGGCTTTCAATTTCACCCTGAATCTATCCTCACCATTCAAGGCGCAGAACTACTTACTCACACTCTGGCTTGGGTTATGAAAGCACCCACTACGGATCTAAATACTCATTAA
- the trpD gene encoding anthranilate phosphoribosyltransferase, with amino-acid sequence MHATISRLADKLYAQHPLSEEESHLLFDAIINGEVEPIVLSAVLTALKIKGETPAEIAGAAKALVKNANPFPRPNYDFADIVGTGGDSANTINISTTAAFVAAACGVKVAKHGNRGVSSKSGSSDLLDKFGINLAMPAQTARQALDDLGVCFLFAPEYHRGVRHAMPVRQTLQTRTIFNVLGPLINPAKPNIQLMGVYDIALVRPIAETLATMGLKRAAVVHGSGLDEVAIHGETHVAEIIDGVINEYTLTPSDFGLQCYPLEAIRGGEPNENRTIIKQIITGKGTPAQESAIAVNVALLLRLFGQQDLKVNTQQAITAMRSGSAYQLVKQLAARG; translated from the coding sequence ATGCACGCTACTATTTCTAGACTCGCAGATAAACTCTATGCCCAACACCCCTTGAGCGAAGAAGAAAGCCATCTTCTCTTTGATGCAATCATCAATGGTGAAGTTGAACCGATTGTATTATCTGCGGTATTAACAGCATTAAAAATCAAAGGTGAAACTCCCGCAGAAATTGCGGGCGCAGCGAAAGCTTTGGTTAAAAATGCTAATCCTTTTCCACGCCCGAATTATGACTTTGCGGATATTGTAGGTACTGGAGGCGATAGTGCCAATACCATCAACATCTCAACCACCGCCGCCTTCGTTGCTGCCGCCTGTGGGGTCAAAGTGGCTAAACATGGTAATCGTGGCGTTTCAAGTAAGTCAGGATCATCAGATCTATTAGATAAATTTGGAATTAATTTAGCGATGCCAGCTCAAACAGCACGCCAAGCATTAGATGATCTTGGCGTCTGTTTTTTATTTGCACCGGAATATCACCGTGGTGTACGTCATGCGATGCCAGTACGACAAACATTACAAACTCGCACTATTTTTAATGTCTTAGGCCCATTAATTAATCCAGCCAAACCTAATATTCAATTAATGGGGGTTTATGATATCGCTTTGGTTCGCCCTATTGCAGAAACCTTAGCAACCATGGGACTAAAACGTGCTGCGGTAGTACATGGTAGTGGGCTTGATGAAGTTGCCATACATGGTGAAACCCATGTTGCTGAAATCATTGATGGTGTTATTAACGAATATACCCTCACCCCCTCTGATTTTGGACTTCAGTGCTATCCCTTAGAAGCTATTCGTGGTGGTGAGCCAAATGAGAACCGTACCATTATTAAACAGATTATTACGGGAAAAGGAACACCAGCCCAAGAAAGTGCAATTGCGGTTAATGTTGCACTCTTATTGCGGCTTTTCGGTCAACAAGATCTTAAAGTAAACACCCAACAAGCAATTACGGCGATGCGCTCAGGCAGTGCTTATCAACTTGTTAAACAATTGGCTGCACGAGGTTAA